From the genome of Neodiprion pinetum isolate iyNeoPine1 chromosome 3, iyNeoPine1.2, whole genome shotgun sequence, one region includes:
- the LOC124214686 gene encoding lysosomal acid glucosylceramidase-like, with protein sequence MLQYTLVLISCIYAAEASSCIFREFENGTVCVCNATYCDTIPVYETPSNGSYLRYTSSGDDVRLSRTLGDFTNETTSEGAVILLQRNVTYQSIQGFGGAFTDAATINIKSLSKAAQANLLTSYFAKEGIRYNIGRVPIAGTDFSTRNYTYDDNDGDVSLENFSLADEDFDYKIPLMLEALEINEELRFLASSWTAPPWMKTNADYVNGYLKEEYYQVYADYLIKFLDAYYDQGLEMWAITTGNEPNNGITSNCTITSMSMTMNETATWLASNFGPALAKSKHNKTLILSLDDQRSFLMTYLKDMFENELAKNYTDGVAIHWYDDKTTNASVLTEFHDSYPEPFLLMDEASVLIWAAVGELSLGSWSTGEKYINDIFENLENWVTGWMDWNIALNKDSEPNWTSGFRAQSPIIVNPDDDEFYKQPLFYAIAHFSRFIPRNSVRLELTQTSSSLRSLAFETPENETVIVVYNNQTLDQRVIIRDTEKGDIEVELTGGSIHTILYK encoded by the exons ATGCTACAATACACCCTTGTGCTAATCTCCTGTATATATGCAG CTGAGGCTAGCTCCTGTATATTTCGCGAGTTCGAAAACGGTACCGTGTGTGTTTGCAATGCTACCTACTGCGACACCATTCCAGTTTACGAAACGCCTAGCAACGGTTCGTACCTACGGTATACGTCGAGTGGAGATGATGTGAGACTCAGCAGAACACTGGGTGATTTTACAAATGAAACAACATCCGAAGGGGCCGTGATTCTGCTCCAACGAAACGTAACCTATCAAAGTATTCAGGGCTTTGGAGGTGCCTTCACTGATGCCGCGACTATAAACATAAAATCGCTGAGCAAAGCTGCACAGGCAAACTTGCTAAC ATCTTATTTCGCCAAGGAAGGTATCAGGTATAATATTGGCCGTGTACCCATTGCCGGTACTGACTTTTCCACAAGGAATTACACCTACGATGACAACGATGGCGACGTGTCACTCGAAAACTTTAGTCTCGCGGACGAGGACTTTGATTACAAAATTCCTCTGATGCTCGAAGCACTTGAAATCAATGAGGAACTCAGGTTTTTGGCTTCATCGTGGACTGCTCCACCTTGGATGAAGACAAATGCCGATTACGTCAATG GATATTTGAAGGAAGAGTACTACCAAGTGTACGCTGACTATCTCATCAAATTCTTGGACGCGTACTACGACCAAGGATTAGAGATGTGGGCGATCACGACTGGCAATGAGCCCAACAATGGAATCACTTCAAACTGTACTATCACCTCCATGTCAATGACAATGAACGAAACAGCCACTTGGCTTGCGTCGAATTTCGGTCCCGCACTGGCTAAATCAAAGCACAACAAAACGCTAATTCTTTCTCTCGATGATCAGAGAAGTTTTTTAATGACATACCTGAAAGAtatgtttgaaaatgaattggCGAAGAACTATACAGATGGTGTCGCCATTCATTGGTATGACGACAAAACGACTAACGCAAGTGTGCTTACGGAATTTCACGATTCCTATCCTGAACCATTTCTTCTCATGGATGAGGCTTCAGTCC tAATTTGGGCAGCGGTGGGCGAACTTTCCTTGGGATCCTGGAGTACGGGAGAAAAGTACATAAACGATATATTCGAG AACCTGGAAAACTGGGTGACTGGTTGGATGGACTGGAATATTGCATTGAACAAAGACTCTGAACCGAATTGGACATCGGGTTTCAGGGCACAATCTCCCATTATCGTGAATCCTGACGACGACGAATTTTACAAACAGCCATTGTTCTACGCCATAGCCCACTTCAGCAGATTCATCCCCCGGAATTCTGTGAGACTAGAACTCACTCAAACCAGTAGTTCATTGAGATCTTTGGCTTTCGAGACTCCGGAGAATGAGACGGTCATCGTAGTTTACAACAA